AAGACCGATTCTTTTCATACGAAAATCAACCCCATCCCCACCCTACCCCTCCCCTTGAAGGGGAGGGAATCAACATAGCCCCCTCTCCCTCAGGGAGAGGGTTAGGGTGAGGGTGGGGTTTTCATTGCCCTTTGTGAACCCTCGGTTTATGGGAGTTCATACGATAATACCCATAGCTCACCCCCACCCTAACCCTCCCCCCTCAAGGGGGAGGGAATAAACATTTGCTTCCCTCTCCCCTGGCGGGAGAGGGTCCGGGTGAGGGGGCCTCATTTTCATCATCCTTTGTGAGCCGAAGGCTCATGAGGGTTCATACGAAAATGCTTCTCCCAGACATCATTGCGAGCCGAAGGCGAAGCAATCTGACCAACTACGAGATTGCTTCGTCGCTATCGCTCCTCGCAATGACACTAAATATAATTTTCATTTCTTGTGAGCTGTTGTAACCTAAAAATTTACATATTATAGCAAATCCTCCTGCTCCATACAATGCCGGTTTGCATGATGGTTTGCACGATTCTTGCATTATTTAATTTGGTGTCTATGTTATACTTAATTTATGGGTTTGATTAGACCACCGGAAAAAGCAAAATTGTTTACTGCACTGCTTGGTAAAAATAAAGATGTATTTTATCAGGTCAGAGAAAAATTGTCTTCTAATTTTGGCCCTATTGAATTTACCAGCCCTATATACAATTGGTCACATTCAAAATACTACGAAAAAGAGATGGGAACTGAACTCCAAAGGGTATTTTTCTTCTTTGAACAGCCGATTGAACAGGAAATGTTATCTGATGTAAAAATTATGACAAATGAGATTGAAAACTTGTATATGAACAATGCAGGGCCGGGAAATCCTCAGAGACAAGTTAACATTGACCCTGGTTACCTGACACTTGCCAAGGTAGTCC
The genomic region above belongs to Nitrospirota bacterium and contains:
- a CDS encoding DUF4416 family protein translates to MGLIRPPEKAKLFTALLGKNKDVFYQVREKLSSNFGPIEFTSPIYNWSHSKYYEKEMGTELQRVFFFFEQPIEQEMLSDVKIMTNEIENLYMNNAGPGNPQRQVNIDPGYLTLAKVVLASTKDYSHRIYIGKGIYAEPTFRYINKTFQPLQTTYPDYRSKEYVAMFNEVRKKLIGKKAED